In Pasteurella multocida subsp. multocida OH4807, a genomic segment contains:
- a CDS encoding GalR protein (COG1609 Transcriptional regulators): MVTIHDVAQHAGVSVATVSRVLNNHPSASTKARLAVKTAVEKLGYQPNANAQALAMKNTDTIGVVVTDVTDAFFAILVKAVDKVAEEYKKTILIGIGYHNAEKEKEAIDTLLRKRCSCLVVHAKALSDDSLSQYLEKVPGMVIINRIVAGYEHRCVSLDNEKGTFVATETLIKLGHKKIGYIGSNHHITDEIERKRGYLSALKEHHIPVIEHAITHSTPDFEGGEEAMINLLSYNADLTAVVAYNDSMAAGAISVLSENNINVPKQCSIIGFDDMPIARYLIPKLTTIRYPIDLMATYAAKLALSLVDQDVKTPTHIQFNPTLVRRFSTEQK, encoded by the coding sequence ATGGTTACTATTCATGATGTAGCACAACACGCAGGCGTCTCTGTCGCCACGGTGTCTCGTGTACTAAACAACCACCCTTCTGCTAGTACGAAAGCACGCCTTGCCGTAAAAACAGCAGTAGAAAAACTAGGTTACCAGCCAAATGCCAATGCGCAGGCACTTGCGATGAAAAATACCGATACGATCGGCGTTGTCGTCACCGACGTCACCGATGCCTTCTTCGCAATTTTAGTTAAAGCCGTTGATAAAGTGGCTGAAGAATATAAGAAAACCATACTAATCGGTATTGGCTACCATAATGCAGAAAAAGAGAAAGAAGCAATTGATACGTTGTTACGTAAACGCTGCAGCTGCCTTGTCGTGCATGCTAAAGCACTGAGCGATGACAGTCTCAGCCAATATTTAGAAAAAGTGCCAGGCATGGTTATCATCAACCGAATTGTAGCAGGGTATGAACATCGTTGTGTGAGTTTAGATAATGAAAAAGGTACTTTTGTTGCAACAGAAACCTTAATTAAACTGGGACACAAAAAAATCGGTTATATTGGTTCTAATCACCATATTACAGATGAAATCGAAAGAAAACGTGGTTATCTTTCAGCACTTAAAGAACATCATATCCCTGTTATTGAGCACGCTATTACGCATAGCACACCGGATTTCGAAGGCGGGGAAGAGGCGATGATCAATCTATTAAGCTATAATGCTGATCTCACCGCTGTCGTAGCCTATAATGACTCAATGGCTGCAGGTGCGATCTCTGTCTTGAGCGAAAATAATATTAATGTGCCAAAACAATGTTCGATCATTGGTTTTGATGATATGCCTATTGCGCGTTATTTAATTCCTAAATTGACAACTATCCGTTACCCGATTGATTTAATGGCAACTTATGCAGCCAAATTAGCACTCAGCTTAGTTGATCAAGATGTGAAAACACCAACGCATATCCAGTTTAATCCAACATTAGTAAGACGTTTCTCAACCGAGCAAAAATAA
- a CDS encoding methyl-galactoside ABC transporter galactose-binding periplasmic protein MglB (COG1879 ABC-type sugar transport system, periplasmic component) — protein MKKTVLSAVALAVGLGVAASAAQAADRIGVTIYKYDDNFMSLMRKEINKEAEQFKNIELLMNDSQNAQAVQNDQVDGLISKGVKVLAINLVDPAAAPTIIGKAKPDDIPVVFFNKDPGAKAIGSYKHAYYVGTDPKESGLIQGSLIAKHWKANPAYDLNKDGKIQYVLLKGEPGHPDAEARTKFVIEELNNKGIQTEQLFIDTGMWDAALAKDKMDAWLSSSKAGQIEVIIANNDGMAMGALEATKAHGKKLPIFGVDALPEVLQLIKKGEIAGTVLNDGVNQGKAVVQLSNNLAKGKPATEGTKWELKDRVVRIPYVGVDADNLGDFLK, from the coding sequence ATGAAAAAAACCGTATTAAGCGCAGTCGCTTTAGCAGTAGGTCTAGGTGTTGCTGCCTCAGCAGCTCAAGCAGCAGATCGCATTGGTGTAACCATTTACAAATATGACGATAACTTCATGTCACTGATGCGTAAAGAAATCAATAAAGAAGCTGAACAATTCAAAAACATTGAGTTATTAATGAATGACTCACAAAACGCACAAGCTGTACAAAATGACCAAGTCGATGGTTTGATTTCTAAAGGTGTAAAAGTATTAGCAATCAACTTAGTAGACCCAGCAGCGGCACCAACTATTATCGGTAAAGCAAAACCAGATGACATTCCTGTTGTGTTCTTCAACAAAGATCCAGGTGCAAAAGCGATTGGTAGCTATAAACATGCATACTATGTGGGCACAGATCCGAAAGAGTCTGGCTTAATCCAAGGGTCATTAATTGCAAAACATTGGAAAGCTAACCCAGCATACGACTTAAACAAAGATGGTAAAATCCAATATGTGTTATTAAAAGGCGAACCAGGTCACCCAGATGCTGAAGCACGTACTAAATTCGTTATCGAAGAATTAAATAACAAAGGTATCCAAACTGAACAATTATTCATCGATACGGGTATGTGGGATGCCGCATTAGCGAAGGATAAAATGGATGCGTGGTTATCAAGTTCTAAAGCAGGTCAAATCGAAGTGATCATCGCAAACAACGATGGTATGGCGATGGGTGCATTAGAAGCTACTAAAGCGCACGGTAAAAAATTACCAATCTTCGGTGTGGATGCGTTACCTGAAGTATTACAGTTAATCAAAAAAGGTGAAATCGCAGGGACAGTATTAAATGATGGTGTGAACCAAGGTAAAGCTGTTGTTCAATTAAGTAACAACCTTGCAAAAGGTAAACCAGCGACTGAAGGTACAAAATGGGAATTAAAAGACCGTGTTGTACGTATCCCTTATGTGGGTGTTGACGCTGATAACTTAGGCGACTTCTTAAAATAA
- a CDS encoding galactose/methyl galaxtoside transporter ATP-binding protein (COG1129 ABC-type sugar transport system, ATPase component), producing MTTQIPNQDSEILLTMTNVCKSFPGVKALDNANLTVRSHSVHALMGENGAGKSTLLKCLFGIYSKDEGDILFLGNPVNFKTSKEALENGISMVHQELNLVKQTTVMDNLWLGRYPLRAGFVDHGKMYRDTKAIFEELDIDIDPKEKVAKLSVSQMQMIEIAKAFSYNAKIVIMDEPTSSLSEKEVEHLFKIIAKLKERGCGIIYISHKMDEIFKICDEITILRDGKWINTVEVKNTSMDQIVSMMVGRELTQRFPPKTNTPKETILTVENLTALNQPSIQDVSFELRKGEVLGIAGLVGAKRTDIVETIFGVRERKSGVITLHGKEMKNRNAFEAINNGFALVTEERRSTGIYANLSIEFNSLISNMKSYISKFGLLSNAKMKSDTQWVIDSMNVKTPSHKTNIGSLSGGNQQKVIIGRWLLTQPEILMLDEPTRGIDIGAKYEIYQLIMELAKKDKGIIMISSEMPELLGVTDRILVMSNGKVAGIVNTAETSQEEILQLAAKYL from the coding sequence ATGACCACTCAAATTCCAAATCAAGACAGTGAAATACTGCTCACAATGACCAATGTCTGCAAATCCTTCCCAGGTGTAAAAGCGCTAGACAACGCTAACTTAACCGTCCGCTCTCATTCTGTGCATGCCTTAATGGGTGAAAACGGTGCAGGCAAATCAACATTATTAAAATGCTTGTTTGGTATTTATAGCAAAGACGAAGGCGATATTCTCTTCTTAGGCAACCCTGTTAACTTCAAAACCTCAAAAGAAGCCTTAGAAAATGGGATCTCAATGGTCCACCAAGAATTAAACTTAGTAAAACAAACGACCGTAATGGATAACCTCTGGCTTGGTCGCTATCCATTAAGAGCTGGTTTTGTTGATCACGGTAAAATGTATCGTGACACCAAAGCAATTTTTGAAGAATTAGATATTGATATCGATCCAAAAGAAAAAGTGGCAAAACTCTCTGTGTCACAAATGCAAATGATCGAGATCGCAAAAGCCTTCTCTTATAATGCCAAAATTGTGATTATGGATGAACCCACATCTTCTTTATCTGAAAAAGAAGTGGAACACCTTTTCAAAATCATTGCAAAACTCAAAGAACGTGGGTGTGGCATTATTTATATTTCGCACAAAATGGACGAAATTTTTAAAATTTGCGATGAAATTACGATTTTACGTGACGGCAAATGGATTAACACCGTTGAAGTCAAAAACACATCAATGGATCAAATTGTGTCAATGATGGTTGGGCGTGAACTTACACAACGCTTTCCACCTAAAACCAATACTCCGAAAGAAACGATCTTAACTGTAGAAAATCTCACTGCTCTGAATCAACCATCGATTCAAGATGTCAGCTTTGAACTACGCAAAGGTGAAGTATTAGGGATTGCTGGACTCGTTGGAGCAAAACGAACCGATATCGTTGAAACGATTTTCGGTGTACGTGAACGTAAATCTGGCGTGATCACACTGCATGGCAAAGAAATGAAAAACCGCAATGCGTTTGAAGCCATTAATAATGGCTTTGCATTGGTCACGGAAGAACGTCGTTCGACTGGGATTTATGCCAATTTAAGTATTGAGTTCAACTCACTGATTTCAAATATGAAATCCTATATCAGTAAGTTTGGTTTATTAAGTAATGCCAAAATGAAAAGCGATACCCAATGGGTCATTGATTCAATGAATGTGAAAACACCATCACATAAAACGAATATTGGTTCATTATCTGGCGGTAATCAACAAAAAGTGATTATTGGTCGTTGGTTATTAACTCAACCTGAAATCTTAATGCTAGACGAACCGACACGTGGTATCGACATTGGTGCGAAATACGAAATTTACCAACTCATTATGGAATTGGCGAAAAAAGATAAAGGCATCATTATGATTTCTTCTGAAATGCCAGAATTGTTAGGGGTAACTGACCGTATTCTGGTAATGAGTAACGGTAAAGTCGCAGGCATTGTGAATACCGCAGAAACCTCACAAGAAGAAATTCTCCAACTCGCTGCAAAATATTTATAA
- the mglC gene encoding beta-methylgalactoside transporter inner membrane component (COG4211 ABC-type glucose/galactose transport system, permease component): MAALQQNKSLDFFKQNAIYFVLLILLGIIIVQDPTFLNLRNFSNILTQSSVRLIIALGVAGLLVTQGTDLSAGRQVGLAAVVSATLLQAMDNFNRVFPDLPELPIPVVILTVCAIGAVIGLVNGLVIAYLNVTPFIATMGTMIIVYGINSLYYDAVGGSPIAGFNETFSTFAQGFFKFGSFKLSYITIYAAIATFLVWVLWNKTRFGKNIFAIGGNPEAARVSGVNVARNLVVIYMIAGMFYGFGGMLEAGRIGSATNNLGFMYELDAIAACVVGGVSFAGGVGTVIGVVTGVIIFTVINYGLTYIGVNPYWQYIIKGSIIILAVAIDSLKYAKKK; encoded by the coding sequence ATGGCTGCGTTACAACAAAACAAATCCCTTGATTTCTTTAAACAAAATGCAATCTACTTTGTATTATTAATTTTACTCGGGATCATCATTGTTCAAGATCCAACCTTCTTGAACCTAAGAAACTTCAGTAACATCTTAACTCAATCATCAGTGCGCTTAATCATTGCATTAGGTGTGGCGGGCTTGCTTGTCACACAAGGTACTGACTTATCCGCTGGTCGCCAAGTTGGTCTTGCCGCGGTAGTATCAGCAACGCTACTCCAAGCAATGGACAACTTTAACCGCGTTTTCCCAGATCTTCCTGAATTACCAATTCCAGTTGTTATTTTAACAGTGTGTGCAATCGGTGCGGTGATTGGCTTAGTGAATGGTTTAGTTATTGCTTACCTCAATGTAACACCATTTATTGCCACAATGGGGACAATGATTATCGTATATGGTATCAACTCGCTTTACTATGATGCAGTAGGTGGTTCACCTATCGCTGGCTTTAATGAAACATTCTCCACATTTGCACAAGGTTTCTTCAAATTTGGTTCATTCAAGCTCTCTTACATCACCATCTATGCCGCTATTGCAACCTTCTTAGTTTGGGTGCTCTGGAACAAAACTCGTTTCGGTAAAAACATCTTCGCTATCGGTGGTAACCCAGAGGCAGCCCGTGTATCAGGTGTAAACGTAGCGCGCAATTTAGTGGTTATCTATATGATCGCAGGTATGTTCTACGGCTTCGGGGGTATGTTAGAAGCGGGTCGTATCGGCTCTGCAACCAACAACTTAGGTTTTATGTATGAGTTAGATGCGATCGCAGCTTGCGTGGTAGGTGGCGTATCATTCGCTGGTGGTGTGGGTACAGTTATCGGCGTAGTCACTGGGGTAATCATCTTCACGGTTATTAACTACGGCTTAACCTATATCGGCGTAAACCCATACTGGCAATACATTATCAAAGGTAGCATTATCATCTTAGCGGTGGCAATCGACTCCCTCAAATACGCGAAGAAAAAATAA